Proteins encoded together in one Maledivibacter sp. window:
- a CDS encoding CoA-disulfide reductase, producing the protein MKVIVIGGVAAGMSAASKLRRLDPNAEIVVYEKGSYLSYGACGLPYYVSGANDDYRRMIIRTQEDFNGVGIKTHLNHEVIKVNPQDRSIMVKDLNTGSIFLDRYDKLMISTGAKAIVPSFKGKNLKGVYLLKSLEDGIKLRNEIINDEIKNVIIVGGGYIGIELAEAMVELGKKVKVLELNDRILTPFDKEISDIAEKELRDNNVDLHLGEGLKEILGSDRVQGVITSKGRYDADMVILSIGVRPATDFLRGSGIGLAKNGAIIIDREMRTNLPDIYSAGDCAEVYHLIKEENAYIPLGTTANKCGRIAGVNLSGKHEKFVGTLGSAAIKVLYMEMARTGLNEREAKQMKIDFETTFVKSYNHPGYYPNQETLYIKIVYEKRTHRILGAQIAGREGAVLRVDMFAIAIQARMTTEDIGMSDLCYAPPFSGVWDAVNVAANAVK; encoded by the coding sequence ATGAAGGTCATAGTAATAGGTGGTGTTGCTGCGGGAATGTCTGCTGCTTCAAAATTAAGGCGGCTTGATCCCAATGCTGAAATAGTTGTTTATGAAAAGGGAAGCTACCTATCCTATGGAGCATGTGGATTACCATACTATGTTTCAGGTGCTAATGATGACTATAGAAGAATGATAATTAGAACTCAAGAGGATTTCAATGGTGTAGGCATTAAAACCCACTTAAACCATGAGGTTATTAAGGTTAACCCTCAGGATAGGTCAATAATGGTTAAAGACTTGAATACAGGAAGTATCTTTCTTGATAGATATGATAAGCTTATGATTTCCACTGGGGCTAAGGCAATAGTACCAAGCTTTAAGGGAAAAAACTTAAAGGGAGTATATTTGCTGAAAAGCCTGGAAGATGGGATAAAGCTTAGAAATGAAATAATAAACGATGAAATTAAGAACGTAATAATTGTTGGTGGAGGCTATATAGGGATTGAATTAGCTGAAGCTATGGTAGAACTTGGAAAAAAGGTTAAGGTTTTGGAACTAAATGATAGAATATTAACACCCTTTGATAAGGAAATCTCTGATATTGCAGAAAAGGAATTAAGGGACAATAATGTAGATTTACATTTAGGAGAAGGGCTTAAAGAAATTTTGGGAAGTGACAGGGTACAAGGAGTAATTACATCAAAGGGTAGATATGATGCTGATATGGTTATATTGTCCATAGGGGTAAGACCTGCGACGGATTTCCTAAGGGGGTCCGGAATAGGGTTAGCTAAGAATGGAGCTATAATCATAGATAGAGAAATGAGAACTAATCTTCCAGATATTTATTCTGCTGGGGATTGTGCAGAGGTCTATCACCTGATTAAGGAGGAAAATGCATATATCCCATTAGGAACTACCGCAAATAAGTGTGGGAGAATAGCAGGAGTAAATCTATCGGGTAAGCATGAAAAGTTTGTAGGTACCCTTGGTTCAGCGGCTATAAAGGTTCTATATATGGAAATGGCTAGGACAGGCTTAAATGAAAGGGAAGCAAAACAAATGAAGATTGATTTTGAAACTACCTTTGTAAAGTCCTATAATCATCCTGGATATTATCCGAATCAAGAAACATTATATATAAAAATTGTATATGAAAAAAGAACCCATAGGATTTTGGGAGCGCAGATTGCAGGCAGAGAAGGTGCAGTTCTTAGAGTAGATATGTTTGCCATAGCTATTCAAGCTAGAATGACAACTGAAGATATTGGTATGAGTGACCTGTGTTATGCCCCTCCATTTTCGGGAGTATGGGATGCTGTAAATGTAGCAGCAAATGCTGTTAAGTAG